From a region of the Caldicellulosiruptoraceae bacterium PP1 genome:
- a CDS encoding shikimate kinase, producing MRNIVLTGFMGSGKTSVGLKLSEILNINFIDTDSLIIKKFNMPIEDIFKIYGERRFREVEEEVIKEISENQDLIISTGGGVVLNKNNIEYLRKNGIIYYLHTSPEVVFERIKDDTSRPLLQNKDKLKTIINLMNFRIPFYKNCDYEVNTDNMKIEEIVDKILNIHLKKETTR from the coding sequence ATGAGAAATATTGTTCTGACAGGTTTTATGGGAAGCGGGAAAACGTCAGTAGGTCTGAAATTGTCCGAAATACTAAATATAAACTTTATTGATACAGATTCATTGATAATAAAAAAGTTTAATATGCCAATTGAGGATATTTTCAAGATCTATGGGGAAAGGAGATTTAGAGAAGTTGAAGAAGAGGTTATCAAAGAAATTTCTGAAAATCAAGATTTGATTATTTCTACAGGTGGTGGTGTTGTTCTTAATAAAAATAATATAGAGTATTTAAGGAAAAATGGTATTATATATTATCTTCATACTTCACCTGAGGTTGTATTTGAAAGAATTAAAGATGATACATCAAGGCCACTACTCCAAAATAAAGATAAGCTTAAAACAATAATTAACTTAATGAATTTTAGAATACCATTTTATAAGAATTGTGATTATGAAGTAAATACTGATAATATGAAAATTGAAGAAATTGTTGATAAAATATTAAATATTCATCTTAAAAAGGAGACTACAAGATGA